TAAACCTGCCAAGAACCCCAAGACCACTCCCAAAACCGGAAGCAACACCTTGAGCAGTCTATGTTGCACGTATTGGGACAGGATCCAGCCTGCAACTACCCCAAACACCACGGAGCTCGAAAGCTCCACAGCAGCGATATATTCCCTCCGCAAGGGGGCCCACCCGGGGATAGTGATTTGGACGTGGAAGCGATTTACCGGCTGAAGCGCATACTCAGGACGGGGTGGTTAGTCCGGGGCATTCCCAGAAGCTCCGTGGAAAGCGTCGCGGAACATTCTTTCGGTGCGGCGATGTTGGCTTGGGAGATCTGCCATCGACTGACCGAGCGAGGTATCGACGTCGACCCTTACAAGACCGTCGTCATGGCGCTGATACACGATCTCCCGGAAGCCCTCACCTTGGACCTAGACGCCGAGGCATCACGGGTGTTCGGTGATGCCAAGCGCGAAGCGGAAGAGAAAGCCGCCAAACGCGTGTTCGACGGGAAACTACTCGATATTTGGAGGGAGTTCGAACGACGTGAATCCCCGGAAGCGAAGGCTGCCAAGCTCGCGGACACTCTCGACATGGCCTTGCAGGCCTTGGAGTACTCTCGGGTCGGGTTCGAAGCGTGTCGGGAGTTCTTAGACTCAGCGGAGCGCGATGCTAGGAAGCTAGGTCTAGAGTACCTACTAGTTTTCAAAGAGATACTACGTGAGTGGGGGCGGAACGGCGATGAAGGTAGTGGAAAAGGATCTGGATAAAGGATACATAGAAGTACTTCCTGAAACGTTGGACGATCTATGGCACTTATACCACGTCGTTAGGAGAGGTGATCTAGTATTTGCACTGGAAAGACGACGGGTTAAAGATGAGAGGGCCGAAACTATCAGAAGAGATAAGGGGGAACGCAAACCGGTTTACCTAGGAGTCCGAGTAGAAGATGTAGAATTTGATAAATACGCGAACAGGTTACGAATCAAAGGTGTGATAGAGCACGGCCCAGAGTCTGGATCACACCATACCATCAACGTTACGACCGGGAAGCGGATAAAAATCGTGAAGGACGGGTGGGAACGGAAGGACATAGAGCGCATCGAAGAGGCCGAGATATTGCGACCACCAGTGATGCTCGTGGCAGTAGACACCGGTGAGGGAACCATTGGAATAGTCAGGGATTACGGGTTAGACATCGTGTCCAGGGTGCGGCACAACGTACCGGGGAAGCGCGGCGGTAACCGAAAGGCGGAAATGCGGAAGTTCTTCCATCAACTCGCCGACGAGATCGAGCGTATTGCCGAAGAGGAAGGGGTGGAACACATCGTCGTGGGTGGCCCGGGGTTCGTGAAGTCGGATTTCGCCGAGTTCTTACGGGAAGAGCGTGACATTCCCACCCACGTGGAGGATACTGGCTCGGCGGGTGAGGCCGGGCTCATCGAAATGATCCGACGTGGAGCAGTGGAGAAGGCAGTCGAAGAGTCTAGGGTCGCGGAGGAGGTCAAGTATCTCGAGGAAGTGTTCAAGAGGATCGGCAAGGGTAATGACACGGTGGCGTACGGCGTCCGAGAGTGTCTCAAAGCCGCGGAGTTCGGGGCTATCGAAGTATTGCTAGTGGCGGACGAGAAGTTCCGGGAAGCGATGGTGGAAGGTGAAGAGGACGTCCTGAACGCCGTCAAGTACGCGGAGCGTACGGGGGCAAAGGTACTCATTGTAAGCACAGAACACGAGTGGGGAGAGAGGCTACGGGAATTGGGGGGAATCGCCGCACTGCTCCGGTTCTCTATCCCCACGGGGTAGCACGGTAATCGTACACCGGCGAGAACACACGTCCCCTGCGTCGTGGAGTATCTCGACGTCGTGACCGGCCAGCCGGCACAGTTCATCTATGAGGTTTACCACCGGGCACGCGGGATACCTACTTATGGAGTCCTGGATGATTCGTTTCGCCCCATCTGACAGGGACTCATACTTTTTGAGCATTGAAAAGGGCGAGATCGGGCACCCTTCTACCGTCACGATGATTTTGTCACCTTCGACTTCGATTCTTGCCGCTTCGCCCAACATCCTATCACAAACATCCTTCACTATGACGTCGACAGAGACTCGTTCGAATCCAGCGTAGTCCGGCATCAACTCGTATTCTAAATACGACTCGGCAACCCGTCGGTACACGGTCTTCCGGAACGCTGTAGCTCGCTCTCCGAACATCTCAGCGGGTACCGTGATGATCGCAAAGTTGAAGTGTCGGAGCAGTGAGCGCGACTTCAATCCTCCACCTCCCGCACCTCGCCACGCTCCTTCACGAAGACTTTCTCGGGATCCACTCGAATCCCCTCATCGGTGATATCGAACGGGTGACGCCGCATGCTGTGCGCGGTTCCCCTCATCTTCCACACTATCAATGACCTCCATAGTCTTCCTTTTACTTCGTCGAGATCGAGCCGAATAATACCATCCACTGCGTGTTCCACACCCGGACCTCCAAAGCCACGTTCGTGGGCGGCGATCTGGTTAACCAGGATGCTGGTACATCCTAGCCCCGCGAGCATCCGTTTGAGCCTGAACATGATCCGACGCGCCACACTGGGCTTATCGATGTACAACGGAGTCACGGAATCTATGGCCACCCGCTTGGCTTCGACGTCGTTGACGGCCTGCCTGATCACTCCAATCAGCTCACTGGCATCCGTCGGATCCTTCACGACGTACTTCTCGTACTCGCTCGCCCTACCTATACCACCCGTAAACGCGTCCACAACGGCCAGGAGACCCTCATCCTCGTACTCCCGGAAGTTCCAGCCGAACCCTTCAACGTTCTTCCTCACCTGAACCGGGTGCTCCTCAAGCGTCACGAAAACGCCGGGCTCACCTTCCTCCAGCCCCTCCCAGATGAACTGCTGTGAGAATATCGTCTTACCCGTTCCCGGACCTCCGGTCAGTAGCACGGCGTTGCGCTCCGGGATTCCCCCGTTGAGAACCTCGTCCATTCCAGGAATACCAGTTGAGACTCTCTCTACGGTCATGGGACCACCCCCACTAGACCAACTCGAGCTCAATTCGATTATAATTCATTGCTCGGGGGATAGCCCTTTGGGAGGACTTTGCCCGAAATGCAGGGGCCGCAGGTGGTGTGGGCGCGACCGTTGCCCCTTCTTGAACGCACTGAACGAGGTCCGAGCTAGACTCTCGAGTCGGAACGTCGACGGTTACACCGTAACTGCCTACGTCTCGTGGCGTGGGTACCCGCGGGTTATCGCGGCGCCGGGGGTCGGAGAGCGCCGCACGCCGGATGAAGGAGGTACCCTGGCCGATCTCCCGTACGAAGAGGCACTGAAAACTAGAGCACTCACCTTCCGTAAGTACCGTGGGAAGCGCGATGTCCGAAACCCGCCGGACCTGTCGGATCCCGAGATCGAGTCGTCGGTTTCTGTGAGACCCGTGGAGAGCACGCTGCAAGTCCGACGTAGGCTCAGCGGCGCGTCCAGAACTACCCCGTTCATCGGGCCCTTAGTCGAGGGAGAGCTCGAACTCGACGGGACACCGAAGGTTCCACGCGACCTGGAACGCTATCATGAGGACGACGTCAAAGCCGAGGAGGCCGTCGTTGGTCTCTACCGACGCGGCTACGACGAGTCGTACATCGCGCGGGCGTTGTCGTTAGGACTGTTAGGAAGGGACCGCCGAATGGTGCCGACCCGATGGAGCGTCGCGTCGGTGGATTCGATGATCTCAGAACACCTGACACGGGAGGTCAGAGACTTACCTGTATCTTCGAAATACCGCGTCTTGTCGGGCGAAATTTTCGGTAACGAAATGTGGGTGATTTTACGCCCGGAACCGTTATCGTACGAACTCGTCGAATCTTACGAGCCGGGTGCGCCGTGGTCCGATCGCACACGAATCGCAGTACTTAGGGACTCGGAAGTGAAGGGTTGCAAGGAACCCCGCGAAACCGGAGGTGCGTACTTCGCGGCTAGATTAGCGGCCTTAGAGTGGTGTTCCGAGCTGAATAAACAGCACGGAATCACCGTGATCAGGATCGTTCGGAAGAAGTACTCAGCGCCGTTAGGTGCTTGGGTGATTAGGGAAGCCGTACGACGCGCCGAGGAGGTGTTTTCAACGGACGATCCGCATGAGGTATGGGAGTTCCTGCGGGAGAAGTTGGGCGATCCGGTAGGTAAAGCCGCTCTGAAGGTGATCAGACGTAGCCGCCAGAGAACTCTCGACACGTTTTTATGAGTAAGTAGGAGCCGAGCAATAGGGAGGAAGGCGATGCTACTGTTGAAGGACCACGCGGAAGTACTGATTACGGTCGAGGAACTCGGTGCCAGGGAAGAGGCTAGGGAGATCGCCAAGGAGGCCGAGGCGATCACGGAAATCATCCCACAGCGGTTGCTAGAGCTCGAGCTTCAAGGTCTGATGGAGCGAGTCGGACCGAATGAGTGGGAACTAACCGATGCCGGAAAAACCGCTGCGAAGGCAGTAGCTGAGACCGTCGATATTCTGGAGCAGCCACCACAAGAGTGGACGCATGACCGATGGGTTGGCTCGGACACGATACTGGCGCTGAAACACTCAGCCCTATCCTTCGTGCCGGAGCGTTGGGAAGAGTTGCTGAACGAGCGTGGTCTGTCGGAAGATGGCGAGCTGACAAAAGCCGGAGAGCTAGTGTTAGAGGCGTATTTCAAGGCGACTCCGAAACTGTACGTCACCCAAGATGTAGCCGGGCGAATAGCTAAGTTACCACCGGGACCCGGGACATTGAAAAACCTTCATCAAATACCGGGAAACTATAGACATTCCAGATAACATCCTCCACGCGCTCGAGGCGATGCGGATGCTGGTGATCTCCCCACCCTCGGATGGTGGCCGCACGTACACTCTGACTGCGCTCGGCCGCGAGATCAAGTACGCGATCGAAAAGGCGATTCCCGCCATGCATCTGGTGTTGTCACCTGGGATCATGGAGGACGTAAAGGCCGTGAGTGAAGGAGAAGAACCCGAGGACATGAAGCGCCTCGAGCGGCTCGGATACGCGTTGAAGGGATCGTTAACGAGGGCCGGCGAGCACGTCCTCCGAGCCTACGAGATGGTAGGGGAAGATTTCCCGAGTGTGCCTCCTATCAGCGTACGTCCAAGCGAGCTAAGGCTTTTGGAGATTATCGATCGCCTGTACCGCCCCGACGAGAACCTTAACGTGGCTCCTACCCTGAAGAGGATCAAGAGGATGCTAATAGAGGAGTACGGAGAGGCTGATCCCGACCCCACAACTGACCTGAAGGAGTTGGAGGCGCACGGGTTCGTGGAGAGAACCGTCTGCGACTACGGAAAGGAAAAGGGCAAGCCGATATGGGTACTCACAGAGGAAGGAGAACGATTACTTCACAACCTGGGCGCGCCGGTGCGGGCGGAAAGTGTCAAAGCCGTCACCGTGTCGATGGGTTTCGAGTCACCTTCCCCAGAGTGGCTGGAGGAGGCTCACCGTGCCGGTCTGGTATCGCAAGCCGCCATCACCACGAAGGGGTTGATGGTCGCCAAGATAGCGCGTCGCGTGGAGAGGTCTCCCTTCTTGACTGGAGACGAGGCCAAACTGATCTACCGAGTACCCGACGGGTCGATCGACAGACGGGAACTGATCGAAGACGTTTGTGACCGGTACGGGCTCGAAGAGCACCAGATCCTGGAGTCACTGTCGAAGTTGGAGTCTCGAGGTATAGTCGAAGAGTTGCTCACGGGAGGGGTGATACTGACGCGAGCCGGCCAACACCTCAAGACGGCGATACACCGTGGTCAGACGATGGAGATTCTGAAACTCCGACACCCGATTACACCGGTCGCGACCCGTCTCCTCAAGGCAGTATACGACTTGAAGAGGGAGGGTGTTAACATCAAGAAGCTCTACAAGTTCCCGAAGACCCTACTAAAGAGAGCCGGCGTCACGCTGGACCAAGCTAAGAAAGCAGTAAAGTTGTTGCGGCAAACCAAGATGATGAGCGGCTGGAAGATCACAGAGGCCGGAGAGGAATTACTCAGAGCATTCGAATTGCTTCAGAAAGCCACGGAAGTGCGACAGCATCCGGAGGAGGCCGCTTAACCTCCCCCAAACCAATCCCGTGGGGAAAACGTTACGATTTTTATAACGATTTGAGGCTTGGTGCGGCCGCCGGGATTTGAACCCGGGCCACGGGCTCGGAAGGCCCGCGTCCTACCAGACTAGACTGCGGCCGCCCCACCGTCGCCAGTGGTCGGACTCCAACTATAAAAATATTTCGGACATTCGGTGGGTCGCTGTGCGTGCGACAACTGGAGGAGCCAGACTTTCGTAGCTGGGATGTTCGCTCATCACTACCGTCTCCGATACCGGTGTGGCGACCTCCCCGGCGCCGTACAGACATATGTTATAGAGCTCGTAACAATTCCGACCTGGGGGGAAGGAAGCCTCTATTGGCGTCGGACGGCTATCATCACGATCCCGAGCAAGCACACTGCGGCCACCGGCACCTGAACGAACTTCTTGAACGCACTTTCCGCTGTGGCTGCTGCCTGCTGCGCCTCGGGGCTGCTGAGGACATCCTGCAGGACCGTCACGGCCTCACCGATCAAGTTCTCAAGGTTGTCAACGCTGAACTCCGCCTTCAGGTCCGTTAGACCCTGCTGCTCATTCACTTCTAGGAACGCACGGAGCGCGTATCCGGTCTCTTC
Above is a window of Methanopyrus sp. SNP6 DNA encoding:
- a CDS encoding mRNA surveillance protein pelota, coding for MKVVEKDLDKGYIEVLPETLDDLWHLYHVVRRGDLVFALERRRVKDERAETIRRDKGERKPVYLGVRVEDVEFDKYANRLRIKGVIEHGPESGSHHTINVTTGKRIKIVKDGWERKDIERIEEAEILRPPVMLVAVDTGEGTIGIVRDYGLDIVSRVRHNVPGKRGGNRKAEMRKFFHQLADEIERIAEEEGVEHIVVGGPGFVKSDFAEFLREERDIPTHVEDTGSAGEAGLIEMIRRGAVEKAVEESRVAEEVKYLEEVFKRIGKGNDTVAYGVRECLKAAEFGAIEVLLVADEKFREAMVEGEEDVLNAVKYAERTGAKVLIVSTEHEWGERLRELGGIAALLRFSIPTG
- a CDS encoding KaiC domain-containing protein — its product is MTVERVSTGIPGMDEVLNGGIPERNAVLLTGGPGTGKTIFSQQFIWEGLEEGEPGVFVTLEEHPVQVRKNVEGFGWNFREYEDEGLLAVVDAFTGGIGRASEYEKYVVKDPTDASELIGVIRQAVNDVEAKRVAIDSVTPLYIDKPSVARRIMFRLKRMLAGLGCTSILVNQIAAHERGFGGPGVEHAVDGIIRLDLDEVKGRLWRSLIVWKMRGTAHSMRRHPFDITDEGIRVDPEKVFVKERGEVREVED
- a CDS encoding DUF505 family protein, with the protein product MLVISPPSDGGRTYTLTALGREIKYAIEKAIPAMHLVLSPGIMEDVKAVSEGEEPEDMKRLERLGYALKGSLTRAGEHVLRAYEMVGEDFPSVPPISVRPSELRLLEIIDRLYRPDENLNVAPTLKRIKRMLIEEYGEADPDPTTDLKELEAHGFVERTVCDYGKEKGKPIWVLTEEGERLLHNLGAPVRAESVKAVTVSMGFESPSPEWLEEAHRAGLVSQAAITTKGLMVAKIARRVERSPFLTGDEAKLIYRVPDGSIDRRELIEDVCDRYGLEEHQILESLSKLESRGIVEELLTGGVILTRAGQHLKTAIHRGQTMEILKLRHPITPVATRLLKAVYDLKREGVNIKKLYKFPKTLLKRAGVTLDQAKKAVKLLRQTKMMSGWKITEAGEELLRAFELLQKATEVRQHPEEAA
- a CDS encoding DUF505 family protein; the protein is MLLLKDHAEVLITVEELGAREEAREIAKEAEAITEIIPQRLLELELQGLMERVGPNEWELTDAGKTAAKAVAETVDILEQPPQEWTHDRWVGSDTILALKHSALSFVPERWEELLNERGLSEDGELTKAGELVLEAYFKATPKLYVTQDVAGRIAKLPPGPGTLKNLHQIPGNYRHSR
- a CDS encoding Nre family DNA repair protein — protein: MGGLCPKCRGRRWCGRDRCPFLNALNEVRARLSSRNVDGYTVTAYVSWRGYPRVIAAPGVGERRTPDEGGTLADLPYEEALKTRALTFRKYRGKRDVRNPPDLSDPEIESSVSVRPVESTLQVRRRLSGASRTTPFIGPLVEGELELDGTPKVPRDLERYHEDDVKAEEAVVGLYRRGYDESYIARALSLGLLGRDRRMVPTRWSVASVDSMISEHLTREVRDLPVSSKYRVLSGEIFGNEMWVILRPEPLSYELVESYEPGAPWSDRTRIAVLRDSEVKGCKEPRETGGAYFAARLAALEWCSELNKQHGITVIRIVRKKYSAPLGAWVIREAVRRAEEVFSTDDPHEVWEFLREKLGDPVGKAALKVIRRSRQRTLDTFL
- a CDS encoding HD family hydrolase; this translates as MEAIYRLKRILRTGWLVRGIPRSSVESVAEHSFGAAMLAWEICHRLTERGIDVDPYKTVVMALIHDLPEALTLDLDAEASRVFGDAKREAEEKAAKRVFDGKLLDIWREFERRESPEAKAAKLADTLDMALQALEYSRVGFEACREFLDSAERDARKLGLEYLLVFKEILREWGRNGDEGSGKGSG